From Halapricum desulfuricans, a single genomic window includes:
- a CDS encoding transcription initiation factor IIB, with amino-acid sequence MTRSTRQRERESETETEAEEEAVQECPECGSGELVKDDRGELVCDDCGLVVEEGNIDPGPEWRAFNHQERQEKSRVGAPTTKTMHDKGLTTTIDWKDKDAYGRSISSKKRSQMHRLRKWQERIRTKDAGERNLQFALSEIDRMASALGVPRSVREVASVIYRRALDDDLIRGRSIEGVATSALYAACRKEGIPRSLEEISEVSRVERKEIGRTYRYISQELALEMEPVDPKKYVPRFCSELDLSEEVQTKANEIIEETAEQGLLSGKSPTGYAAAAIYAASLLCNEKKTQREVADVAQVTEVTIRNRYQEQIEAMGIHS; translated from the coding sequence ATGACACGGTCTACCCGTCAGCGGGAGCGCGAGTCCGAGACGGAAACAGAAGCGGAGGAGGAAGCCGTTCAGGAGTGTCCGGAGTGTGGGTCGGGAGAACTCGTCAAGGACGATCGGGGTGAACTGGTGTGTGACGACTGCGGGCTCGTCGTCGAAGAGGGGAACATCGACCCGGGTCCGGAGTGGCGGGCGTTCAACCATCAGGAGCGCCAGGAGAAATCCCGGGTCGGCGCACCGACGACGAAGACGATGCACGACAAGGGCCTGACGACGACCATCGACTGGAAGGACAAGGACGCCTACGGCCGCTCGATTTCCTCGAAGAAGCGCAGCCAGATGCACCGCCTCCGGAAGTGGCAGGAACGGATCCGGACGAAAGACGCCGGCGAGCGCAACCTCCAGTTCGCACTCTCGGAGATCGACCGGATGGCCTCGGCGCTCGGGGTCCCGCGCTCCGTCCGTGAAGTCGCCTCGGTCATCTATCGGCGCGCACTCGACGACGATCTCATCCGCGGACGCTCGATCGAGGGCGTCGCCACCTCGGCGCTGTACGCCGCCTGCCGGAAGGAGGGAATCCCCCGAAGCCTCGAGGAGATCTCCGAGGTCTCGCGGGTCGAACGCAAGGAGATCGGCCGCACGTATCGGTACATCTCCCAGGAACTCGCCCTGGAGATGGAGCCCGTCGACCCCAAGAAGTACGTCCCCCGCTTCTGTTCTGAACTCGACCTCTCCGAAGAGGTCCAGACGAAAGCCAACGAGATAATCGAAGAGACAGCCGAGCAGGGACTGCTCTCGGGGAAGTCCCCGACGGGGTACGCTGCCGCCGCGATCTACGCCGCCTCCCTGCTCTGTAACGAGAAAAAGACCCAGCGCGAAGTCGCCGACGTCGCTCAGGTGACGGAAGTCACGATCCGGAACCGCTACCAGGAGCAGATCGAAGCGATGGGGATCCACAGCTGA
- the rnhA gene encoding ribonuclease HI translates to MPVIECDPERARERLEAAGVAIESGNTDHERWRAHHGGATAVAYDGKIVVQGDDPERLAGLLRDHGGRAHAYFDGASRGNPGPAAVGWVLLTGEGIVSEGGERIGRATNNRAEYEGLIKALEVAADYGFEEVRIRSDSELVVKQLRGEWDTNDPDLRERRVRARELLTQFDSWSIEHVPRELNERADGLANEALDGE, encoded by the coding sequence ATGCCGGTCATAGAGTGCGATCCAGAACGCGCGCGAGAGCGACTAGAGGCGGCTGGAGTGGCGATCGAGTCCGGAAACACGGACCACGAACGCTGGCGCGCGCACCACGGCGGCGCGACCGCGGTCGCCTACGACGGGAAGATCGTCGTGCAGGGCGACGACCCCGAGCGTCTCGCCGGCCTGCTCCGTGACCACGGCGGTCGGGCGCACGCGTACTTCGACGGCGCGTCGCGGGGCAATCCCGGCCCGGCGGCGGTCGGCTGGGTCCTGTTGACCGGTGAGGGCATCGTCAGCGAGGGCGGGGAACGGATCGGGCGGGCGACCAACAACCGCGCCGAGTACGAGGGGCTGATCAAAGCGCTGGAGGTCGCCGCCGACTACGGCTTCGAGGAGGTTCGGATCCGCAGCGATTCGGAACTCGTGGTCAAACAGCTCCGCGGGGAGTGGGACACGAACGATCCGGACCTTCGCGAGCGGCGGGTCCGTGCCCGGGAACTGCTCACGCAGTTCGACTCGTGGTCGATCGAACACGTCCCGCGGGAACTAAACGAGCGCGCCGACGGACTGGCCAACGAGGCGCTCGACGGGGAGTGA
- a CDS encoding DUF7108 family protein has translation MTELPDDVVDEAERLTRLTRRASGEEAAAYRRDRDERLAEYGYTARIREKDDTLVCYPAEWLDEDEQVRTEWIEDVSRGVERSLSGPGDPDDWDAVDAHNREVAARVADEHGEPHGETARALAAFASNHYAKPIEDLTEPELTEFREEYFPRNAWPSDEQREQLSLSVEYTKAIAEENS, from the coding sequence ATGACCGAGTTACCGGACGACGTTGTCGACGAGGCCGAGCGACTGACCCGGCTGACTCGCCGGGCCAGCGGCGAGGAGGCCGCGGCGTATCGGCGCGACCGCGACGAGCGGCTCGCGGAGTACGGTTACACGGCCCGGATCCGGGAGAAAGACGATACGCTCGTCTGCTACCCCGCCGAGTGGCTCGACGAGGACGAGCAGGTCCGGACTGAGTGGATCGAGGATGTCTCACGCGGCGTCGAGCGGTCCCTATCCGGACCGGGCGACCCCGACGACTGGGACGCCGTCGACGCACACAACCGCGAGGTCGCCGCCCGCGTCGCCGACGAACACGGCGAACCGCACGGGGAGACGGCGCGGGCGCTGGCCGCGTTCGCGAGCAACCACTACGCGAAACCGATCGAGGATCTCACCGAGCCGGAACTGACGGAGTTCCGCGAGGAGTACTTCCCGCGCAACGCCTGGCCGAGCGACGAGCAACGCGAACAGCTGTCGCTCTCGGTCGAATATACGAAAGCGATAGCCGAAGAGAACAGTTAG
- a CDS encoding PadR family transcriptional regulator has translation MSEAQAVRNDPGVTKELTAFQRNVLVILAEEPRYGLAIKRELESYYDSEVNHGRLYPNLDDLVEMDLVEKSELDKRTNQYELTEVGYEALLDQLGWEFSKIATDEDRAADLRERIERAN, from the coding sequence ATGTCAGAAGCACAAGCGGTTCGGAACGATCCTGGCGTGACCAAGGAGCTGACGGCGTTTCAGCGGAACGTGCTGGTTATTCTGGCCGAGGAACCACGGTACGGGCTCGCGATCAAGCGGGAACTGGAGTCGTACTACGACTCGGAAGTCAACCACGGCCGTCTGTACCCGAACCTCGACGACCTCGTCGAGATGGATCTGGTCGAGAAAAGCGAACTGGACAAGCGAACCAACCAGTACGAGCTGACCGAGGTGGGCTACGAGGCGCTGCTCGACCAGCTCGGCTGGGAGTTCTCGAAGATCGCGACTGACGAGGACCGGGCGGCGGATCTGCGCGAGCGCATCGAGCGAGCGAACTAA
- a CDS encoding inorganic diphosphatase, with product MTNLWEDLETGPNPPEEIYAVVECLKGERNKYEYDKDIPGVVLDRVLHSNVHYPSDYGFIPQSYYDDEDPFDVLVLVEDQTFPGCVIEARPVALMKMDDDGEQDDKVIAVPSEDPRYDHIEDLDDIPQQTLDEIDEFFATYKNLEEGKEVETLGWEDKQAAFDAIEHAQDLYDEQFA from the coding sequence ATGACGAACCTCTGGGAAGACCTCGAAACCGGACCGAACCCGCCCGAAGAGATCTACGCCGTCGTCGAGTGTCTCAAGGGCGAGCGAAACAAATACGAGTACGACAAGGACATCCCCGGCGTCGTGCTGGATCGGGTCCTCCACAGCAACGTCCACTATCCCTCCGACTACGGGTTCATCCCGCAGAGCTACTACGACGACGAAGACCCCTTCGACGTCCTCGTCCTCGTCGAGGACCAGACGTTCCCCGGCTGTGTCATCGAGGCGCGCCCGGTCGCGCTGATGAAGATGGACGACGACGGCGAACAGGACGACAAGGTCATCGCCGTCCCGAGCGAGGATCCCCGCTACGATCACATCGAGGATCTGGACGACATCCCACAGCAGACCCTCGACGAGATCGACGAGTTCTTCGCGACCTACAAGAACCTCGAAGAAGGCAAGGAAGTCGAGACGCTCGGCTGGGAGGACAAGCAGGCGGCCTTCGACGCGATCGAACACGCCCAGGACCTCTACGACGAGCAGTTCGCGTAG
- a CDS encoding sensor histidine kinase, whose translation MSSFFRARPTVWRLGAAGFISLLGVVLVVPTIAHLIALQGPLSGLVVAGVGSLVAAVLVAAGFLLYWADLTGAHLLRIAGWATLGTVLLGLVITLIVFAGIDLPVYAAATLLSVSTFAHVLIGVRDVQRIRAEELARQREQLAVLNRIVRHNLRQVAQRLLGVGGRLPHVEDDARAELGDDIEGIATDLTEMNEMLDRSRAVIDTDRAGESVVNLTQTIEDVAAKYRDAHPNAAIETDFGGKYHVRGGDHLRDALAELVENAIVHAETTPHVTIAANARGGRVIVEIADRGPGIPESERAVIMREAEIDQLTHSQGLGLWFVRWVMDTYDGDIEIESDRSGGTTVRLELPLAQP comes from the coding sequence ATGTCCTCGTTCTTCCGGGCGCGGCCGACCGTGTGGCGGCTGGGCGCAGCCGGGTTCATCAGCCTCCTCGGAGTCGTATTGGTCGTCCCGACGATCGCGCATCTGATTGCCCTCCAGGGACCGCTCTCGGGACTCGTCGTCGCCGGCGTCGGATCCCTCGTTGCGGCGGTCCTCGTCGCTGCGGGATTTCTCCTGTACTGGGCGGATCTCACCGGCGCTCACCTGCTTCGGATCGCCGGCTGGGCGACGCTCGGAACGGTGCTGCTTGGCCTGGTCATCACGCTTATCGTGTTTGCGGGCATCGATCTGCCGGTCTACGCCGCGGCGACGTTGCTCTCGGTGAGTACGTTCGCTCACGTCCTCATCGGCGTCCGGGACGTGCAGCGAATCCGCGCCGAAGAACTCGCCCGGCAACGGGAACAACTGGCCGTTCTCAACCGGATCGTGCGACACAACCTCCGGCAAGTGGCCCAGCGCCTGCTGGGGGTCGGCGGCCGGCTCCCGCACGTCGAGGACGACGCGCGGGCCGAACTCGGGGACGACATCGAGGGGATCGCGACGGATCTCACGGAGATGAACGAGATGCTGGATCGTAGCCGTGCCGTCATCGATACCGACCGGGCCGGCGAGTCAGTCGTGAACCTGACACAGACGATCGAAGACGTCGCCGCGAAGTACCGCGATGCGCATCCGAACGCGGCTATCGAGACCGACTTCGGCGGGAAATATCACGTCCGCGGCGGGGATCACTTGCGGGACGCGCTCGCCGAACTCGTGGAAAACGCGATCGTCCACGCCGAAACGACCCCGCACGTGACGATCGCGGCGAACGCGCGTGGAGGACGTGTCATCGTCGAGATCGCGGACCGAGGGCCGGGGATCCCGGAGAGCGAGCGGGCAGTGATCATGCGGGAAGCCGAGATCGACCAACTCACGCACAGTCAGGGGCTCGGACTGTGGTTCGTCCGATGGGTCATGGATACCTACGACGGCGATATCGAAATCGAATCCGACCGATCGGGGGGCACGACGGTCCGTCTGGAGCTGCCCCTCGCGCAGCCTTGA
- a CDS encoding alkaline phosphatase family protein, with the protein MGLFDRIRGDDGPRVAFFGIDGVPYSLLAEHTEEFPNLAAMASEGSAGAIDSIVPPESSACWPSLTTGVNPGETGVYGFQDREVGSYDTYVPMGRDVQATRVWDRIEDADRSATVMNVPVTFPPQRDVQRMVSGFLSPGVEKAAYPDELRDYLEGIDYRIDVNAKLGHDEDKSDFIEDAHETLDKRFEAFKHYIQEDDWDLFFGVFMTTDRVNHFLFKHYEQDGEYKEEFLEFYRTVDDYLGQLRELLPDDVTMMVASDHGFTSLEYEVHFNEWLAREGWLSYADDDHEELGDIASETTAYSLIPGRFYLNLEGREPRGSVPESEYEAVRSELKAELEALEGPDGNPVADRVVTGEDAFRGDHDDIAPDLVVIPNHGFDLKAGFKGDNDVFGVGPRNGMHSFDNATLYVDDPDATIDDADLFDITPTILSLMDIEYDRTEFDGRSLV; encoded by the coding sequence ATGGGACTGTTCGATCGGATTCGCGGTGACGACGGCCCCCGCGTCGCGTTCTTCGGGATCGACGGGGTGCCCTACAGCTTGCTCGCTGAGCACACTGAGGAGTTTCCGAACCTCGCCGCGATGGCGTCGGAGGGTAGCGCCGGCGCGATCGACAGCATCGTACCACCGGAATCGTCCGCTTGCTGGCCGTCGCTGACGACCGGCGTCAATCCCGGCGAGACGGGCGTCTACGGCTTCCAGGACCGCGAGGTCGGCTCCTACGACACCTACGTCCCGATGGGTCGGGACGTCCAGGCCACCCGCGTATGGGACCGCATCGAGGACGCCGACCGGAGCGCGACCGTCATGAACGTCCCCGTGACGTTCCCGCCCCAGCGCGACGTCCAGCGGATGGTCTCGGGCTTTCTCTCGCCCGGCGTCGAGAAGGCCGCCTACCCCGACGAACTCCGGGACTACCTCGAGGGGATCGACTACCGGATCGACGTCAACGCCAAACTCGGCCACGACGAGGACAAGAGCGACTTCATCGAGGACGCCCACGAGACGCTCGACAAACGCTTCGAGGCGTTCAAACACTACATTCAGGAGGACGACTGGGACCTGTTTTTCGGCGTCTTCATGACGACCGACCGGGTCAACCACTTCCTGTTCAAACACTACGAGCAGGACGGGGAGTACAAAGAGGAGTTCCTCGAGTTCTACCGGACGGTCGACGACTATCTCGGCCAGCTTCGGGAGCTACTCCCCGACGACGTGACGATGATGGTCGCCTCCGATCACGGGTTCACCAGCCTCGAATACGAGGTCCACTTCAACGAGTGGCTCGCCCGTGAGGGGTGGCTCTCCTACGCCGACGACGACCACGAGGAACTGGGCGACATCGCGTCGGAGACGACGGCCTATTCGCTGATCCCGGGTCGCTTCTATCTCAACCTGGAGGGGCGCGAACCCCGCGGGAGCGTCCCCGAATCCGAGTACGAGGCGGTCCGATCCGAACTCAAGGCTGAACTCGAAGCGCTCGAGGGGCCTGACGGCAACCCGGTCGCGGATCGGGTCGTCACCGGCGAGGACGCCTTCCGCGGCGACCACGACGACATCGCGCCCGATCTCGTCGTAATTCCCAACCACGGATTCGACCTGAAGGCCGGGTTCAAAGGCGACAACGACGTCTTCGGCGTGGGGCCGCGCAACGGCATGCACAGCTTCGACAACGCGACGCTGTACGTCGATGACCCCGACGCGACGATCGACGACGCCGACCTGTTCGACATCACGCCGACGATCCTCTCGCTGATGGACATCGAGTACGACCGGACGGAGTTCGACGGCCGCAGTCTCGTCTAG
- a CDS encoding M48 family metallopeptidase, producing MSDSWSRDYRLIAHMAVTAVLIGLLTVLFACVLALLVRIAILALSVQSLARLPDIVLSVESGGRPWWYAWGIPVVAAGSVFAGLTWLHRWRRGLLRKRIGAGTRDPPSELQRQLTMLATTADVPVPDLRVIESSALTAFTTGLRPASAQITVTTALVATLSPEQRRAVLAHELSHIKNGDAAVMNAVMLPVVVASGLWTAATTGPKDKSTASHPRAVYRGVQFEGVVSAVYGVFAGLFWILASFATAAFARYRELAADRGAAALTGSPTAMATALETVDGRSVPDTDPRIGGANPLAIVPVADSTDAWTSGWQTPLEILPETLREWIVRRTAFHPATATRIDRLQELTADYSD from the coding sequence ATGTCCGACAGCTGGTCGCGCGATTACAGACTGATCGCACATATGGCTGTTACGGCGGTGCTGATCGGGCTTTTGACGGTCCTATTCGCGTGTGTCCTCGCATTGCTGGTCCGGATAGCGATACTCGCGCTGTCCGTCCAGTCGCTCGCACGTCTCCCGGATATCGTCCTTTCCGTCGAGTCGGGCGGCCGACCCTGGTGGTACGCATGGGGAATCCCGGTCGTGGCAGCCGGTTCCGTGTTCGCTGGCCTGACGTGGCTACACCGTTGGCGTCGGGGCCTGCTCAGAAAGCGGATTGGGGCCGGAACGCGCGACCCGCCGTCGGAACTCCAGCGCCAGTTGACGATGCTCGCGACGACCGCGGACGTACCGGTTCCCGACCTTCGGGTGATCGAGTCGAGCGCCCTGACAGCGTTCACGACCGGATTGCGACCTGCGTCGGCACAGATCACAGTCACGACCGCACTCGTCGCGACTCTCTCGCCCGAGCAGCGTCGTGCCGTCCTCGCACACGAGTTGAGCCACATCAAGAACGGCGACGCAGCGGTGATGAATGCAGTGATGCTGCCGGTCGTCGTCGCGTCCGGGCTCTGGACGGCGGCCACGACCGGTCCCAAGGACAAATCGACCGCATCTCATCCCAGAGCAGTCTATCGTGGCGTGCAGTTCGAGGGAGTTGTCTCCGCTGTATATGGCGTCTTCGCTGGACTGTTCTGGATTCTCGCCTCGTTCGCGACGGCCGCGTTCGCTCGCTATCGGGAGCTAGCAGCCGACCGCGGTGCGGCCGCGCTAACGGGGAGCCCGACGGCGATGGCGACAGCACTGGAGACCGTTGACGGTCGCTCGGTCCCGGACACTGATCCGCGGATTGGCGGGGCGAACCCGCTGGCGATCGTTCCTGTCGCCGATTCGACCGACGCCTGGACGAGTGGCTGGCAGACGCCGCTCGAGATTCTCCCGGAGACACTGCGTGAGTGGATCGTTCGGCGAACCGCGTTTCACCCTGCAACTGCTACACGGATCGATCGACTGCAGGAACTCACAGCGGACTACAGCGACTGA
- a CDS encoding tubulin/FtsZ family protein has protein sequence MKVVLIGVGQAGGKITQALAEHDYEMGFDAVQGALAVNTAEADLQALDIDTQLIGRDRVKGHGVGGDNELGAEIMREGSTEVIDELDGRITSRAEGVVIVAGLGGGTGSGGAPMLARELKRIYDIPIYVLGVLPGRDEGAIYQANAGRSLKTVAREANATILIDNDAWHDNEESIQAGFETINQNIAQRVGLLFASGEVVDGVGESVVDSSEVINTLRPGGIASIGYASAAAAEDSADNVNNIITATRNALLAGTSLPDAVEADTALLVVAGDPDRISRKGVERARNWVEEETGSLEVRGGDFPLDSERLAALVLLGGVERSDRIDEFLQRAREAHERASEPTPDPDDAFENEQLDDLF, from the coding sequence ATGAAGGTCGTCCTGATCGGGGTCGGTCAAGCCGGCGGCAAGATCACCCAGGCCCTCGCCGAACACGACTACGAGATGGGGTTCGACGCAGTACAGGGGGCGCTGGCGGTCAACACCGCCGAGGCCGATCTGCAGGCACTCGATATCGACACACAGCTGATCGGACGCGATCGCGTGAAAGGCCACGGGGTCGGCGGCGACAACGAACTCGGCGCGGAGATCATGCGCGAGGGGTCGACGGAAGTGATCGACGAACTCGACGGCCGGATCACCTCCCGCGCGGAAGGGGTCGTGATCGTCGCTGGCCTCGGCGGCGGGACCGGATCCGGCGGCGCGCCGATGCTCGCCCGCGAGCTCAAGCGGATCTACGACATCCCGATCTACGTGCTCGGAGTGCTCCCCGGTCGGGACGAGGGCGCGATCTACCAGGCCAACGCCGGCCGGTCGCTGAAGACAGTCGCACGCGAGGCCAACGCGACGATCCTGATCGACAACGACGCCTGGCACGACAACGAGGAGAGCATCCAGGCCGGCTTCGAGACGATCAATCAGAACATCGCCCAGCGTGTGGGACTGTTGTTCGCCTCGGGCGAGGTCGTCGACGGCGTCGGCGAGAGCGTCGTCGACTCCAGCGAGGTCATCAACACGCTCCGACCTGGCGGGATCGCCTCGATCGGCTACGCCTCGGCGGCGGCCGCCGAGGACAGCGCCGACAACGTCAACAACATCATCACTGCGACGCGAAACGCCCTGCTCGCGGGGACGAGCCTGCCGGACGCGGTCGAAGCCGACACGGCACTGCTCGTCGTCGCCGGCGACCCCGATCGCATCTCGCGAAAGGGCGTCGAGCGTGCGCGCAACTGGGTCGAGGAAGAGACCGGGAGTCTGGAGGTCCGCGGCGGTGACTTCCCGCTCGACAGCGAGCGGCTGGCCGCGCTGGTGTTGCTCGGCGGCGTCGAGCGATCGGACCGGATCGACGAATTCCTCCAGCGGGCCCGCGAAGCCCACGAGCGGGCCAGCGAGCCGACGCCGGATCCCGACGACGCGTTCGAGAACGAGCAGCTAGACGATCTGTTCTGA
- the hisS gene encoding histidine--tRNA ligase produces the protein MTDIESLKGFYDRYPEEFAAWREVIDVVETTAAEFGFREIDTPAVERRELYEIKSGEELMDQTYSFEDKGGRAVTLTPEQTPTRARLVQQRKDLKTPMKWYDTSKRWRYENVQKGRDREFFQTDIDVFGIESVEADAEVIAVAATIYERLGVADRVEFLINDRTLLESILSAYGIDNTEAVMGVIDDKEKLSDAEFRTELLGAGVSSDIVDNVVETTSVRGPIREEVERMAAIAPDDEDAQAAVDRMADLADALESYGVADACKLDLSIVRGLAYYTGLVFEAFDSEGELRALFGGGRYDDLVGLFGSQDVPAVGFAFGYSTTRELLKKEGEWPGEALSTDVYVAAVSDDVREAALGFASELREAGLVVETGLAGRGLGGQFGYADSINAETVLIVGQRDLENDEVTVRDMASGDEEQVPVEDVVGELV, from the coding sequence ATGACTGACATCGAGAGCCTGAAGGGCTTTTACGACCGGTACCCCGAGGAGTTCGCGGCCTGGCGGGAGGTCATCGACGTCGTGGAGACCACTGCGGCCGAGTTCGGCTTTCGGGAGATCGACACGCCGGCCGTCGAGCGCCGGGAGCTGTACGAGATCAAATCCGGCGAAGAGCTGATGGACCAGACCTACAGCTTCGAGGACAAGGGCGGGCGAGCGGTGACGCTCACGCCCGAGCAGACCCCGACTCGCGCCCGGCTGGTCCAGCAGCGCAAGGACCTCAAGACGCCGATGAAGTGGTACGACACCTCCAAGCGATGGCGCTACGAGAACGTCCAGAAGGGGCGCGACCGGGAGTTTTTCCAGACCGACATCGACGTCTTCGGGATCGAGAGCGTCGAGGCCGACGCCGAAGTCATCGCCGTCGCCGCGACTATTTACGAGCGGCTCGGCGTCGCCGACCGCGTCGAGTTTCTGATCAACGATCGCACGCTGCTGGAGTCGATTCTCAGCGCCTACGGCATCGACAATACCGAAGCGGTCATGGGAGTGATCGACGACAAGGAGAAACTCTCCGACGCGGAGTTCCGAACCGAACTCCTCGGTGCGGGGGTCAGCAGCGATATCGTGGACAACGTCGTGGAGACGACCAGCGTCCGGGGGCCGATCCGTGAGGAAGTCGAGCGAATGGCCGCCATCGCGCCCGACGACGAGGACGCCCAAGCCGCGGTCGACCGCATGGCCGATCTGGCCGACGCCCTGGAATCGTACGGCGTCGCCGACGCCTGCAAGCTCGATCTGTCGATTGTCCGCGGGCTGGCCTACTACACCGGCCTGGTGTTCGAGGCCTTCGACAGCGAGGGCGAGCTGCGCGCGCTGTTCGGCGGCGGTCGCTACGACGACCTGGTCGGGCTGTTCGGCAGCCAGGACGTGCCTGCCGTCGGGTTCGCCTTCGGCTACTCGACGACCCGCGAGCTGCTCAAAAAAGAGGGCGAGTGGCCCGGCGAAGCGCTGTCGACGGACGTGTACGTGGCGGCGGTCTCGGACGACGTGCGCGAGGCGGCACTCGGATTCGCGAGCGAACTCCGCGAGGCGGGACTGGTCGTCGAGACGGGGCTGGCGGGTCGCGGTCTGGGCGGGCAGTTCGGCTACGCCGACAGCATCAACGCCGAGACGGTCCTGATCGTCGGCCAGCGCGACCTCGAAAACGACGAAGTGACCGTCAGGGACATGGCGAGTGGCGACGAGGAACAGGTCCCGGTCGAGGACGTGGTCGGAGAGTTAGTGTAG
- the nadA gene encoding quinolinate synthase NadA has protein sequence MNAATFDTDLSLFKYDNLEQLPPEYRDLDESERADRIGAALETLGDDVVVLGHNYQRREIVEHADFVGDSYQLSKQAAEADAEYVVFGGVTFMAESADIITDDDQTVILPSMEASCPMAGMAEALQVDAAWAELTAETDADIVPVTYMNSYADLKAFCAEQGGLVCTSSNAGRAFEYALDRGETVLFMPDKHLGENTAHAMGLAEETVAWDPWDPDSKDASRIVDNDVILWEGYCQVHERFRVEHVEAVREEHPDANVIVHPECRREVVEAADEAGSTADITRAVEEADPGETWAIGTEVHLTNHLQRWHPEVNVVPLCGDSCMDCNAMRQIDPNYLTWVLEELVEGRERNVIEVDPEEKELAELALDRMLSI, from the coding sequence ATGAATGCAGCAACGTTCGACACTGACCTCAGTTTGTTCAAATACGACAATCTGGAGCAGTTGCCACCGGAGTACCGGGATCTGGACGAGTCGGAGCGAGCCGACCGCATCGGGGCTGCCCTCGAAACCCTCGGTGACGATGTCGTCGTGCTGGGCCACAACTACCAGCGCAGAGAGATCGTCGAGCACGCCGATTTCGTCGGTGACTCCTACCAGTTAAGCAAACAGGCAGCCGAGGCCGACGCCGAGTACGTCGTCTTCGGCGGCGTGACGTTCATGGCCGAGTCGGCCGACATCATCACCGACGACGATCAGACGGTGATACTGCCGAGCATGGAGGCCTCCTGTCCTATGGCGGGGATGGCCGAAGCGCTACAGGTCGATGCCGCCTGGGCGGAGCTGACCGCCGAGACCGACGCCGATATCGTGCCGGTCACGTACATGAACAGCTACGCCGATCTGAAGGCCTTCTGTGCCGAGCAGGGCGGGCTGGTCTGTACGTCCTCGAACGCCGGGCGGGCCTTCGAGTACGCTCTCGATCGGGGGGAGACGGTCCTGTTCATGCCCGACAAACACCTCGGGGAGAACACCGCTCACGCGATGGGACTGGCGGAGGAGACCGTCGCGTGGGATCCCTGGGATCCCGACTCGAAGGACGCGAGCAGGATCGTCGACAACGACGTGATCCTCTGGGAGGGGTACTGTCAGGTCCACGAGCGCTTCCGGGTCGAACACGTCGAAGCGGTCCGGGAAGAACATCCCGACGCCAACGTGATCGTCCATCCGGAGTGTCGTCGCGAGGTCGTCGAGGCCGCCGACGAGGCCGGCTCGACTGCCGATATCACCCGCGCCGTCGAGGAGGCCGACCCCGGCGAGACGTGGGCGATCGGTACGGAGGTCCACCTCACCAACCACCTTCAGCGGTGGCACCCCGAGGTGAACGTCGTCCCGCTGTGTGGTGATTCCTGCATGGATTGTAACGCGATGCGTCAGATCGACCCCAACTATCTGACGTGGGTCCTCGAAGAGCTGGTCGAGGGTCGCGAGCGCAACGTCATCGAGGTTGATCCCGAGGAGAAAGAACTCGCGGAACTGGCACTCGACCGAATGCTCTCGATTTGA